A window from Oscillatoria salina IIICB1 encodes these proteins:
- a CDS encoding sugar transferase, with product MELDNLDDLSLEIDQFVHYCVRSKTKRLIDISGAIVGLTITGIIAIPLYLIMQLDDPGPLFYKQIRCGLNGKPFWIWKFRSMIVGAERQKHLVKNQAKGHIFKNENDPRITRIGRFLRRTSIDEFPQFWNVLRGEMSLVGTRPPTPDEVKNYCSYHYKRLQVKPGITGEWQVNGRSQINNFEDIVRMDIDYQNKWSPLYDIKLILKTIAVVLTRKGAY from the coding sequence ATCGAATTAGATAATCTCGACGATCTTTCCTTGGAAATCGACCAATTCGTTCACTATTGCGTTCGCAGCAAAACAAAACGTCTGATCGATATTTCTGGCGCTATAGTAGGTTTGACAATTACTGGTATTATTGCCATTCCCCTTTATCTGATCATGCAATTAGACGATCCGGGTCCACTTTTTTACAAACAAATTCGCTGTGGACTCAATGGAAAACCCTTCTGGATCTGGAAATTTCGCTCAATGATTGTCGGAGCAGAGCGTCAAAAACATTTAGTTAAAAATCAAGCTAAAGGTCACATCTTTAAAAACGAAAACGATCCCCGTATTACTCGCATCGGTCGATTTTTAAGACGTACGAGTATAGACGAATTTCCGCAATTTTGGAACGTACTCCGGGGAGAAATGAGTTTAGTTGGAACCCGTCCACCAACTCCAGATGAAGTTAAAAATTATTGCAGTTATCACTACAAACGTTTGCAAGTAAAACCGGGAATTACTGGAGAATGGCAAGTTAATGGACGCTCTCAGATAAATAATTTTGAAGATATCGTCCGCATGGATATTGATTACCAAAATAAATGGTCTCCCCTTTATGACATAAAATTAATTCTTAAAACAATCGCTGTTGTTTTGACTCGCAAAGGTGCTTATTAA